From Coccinella septempunctata chromosome 4, icCocSept1.1, whole genome shotgun sequence, a single genomic window includes:
- the LOC123311350 gene encoding ATP-binding cassette sub-family C member 4-like, protein MDRGYVVDRKEHPKDTAGIWSLLTFSYIHPIIRRGNKRDLTEDDIPKVWSKFKSTELGDRMEQAWENQKVKKGQKKSVFRLLVDCFWRQYLLLGIFQLVVKVTYAILTPRAVATLVNYFKEGQTEISKNEAWFNGAIVIFTNAGYLFYEHHYVLLKTEFGMQIIISLSSLVYRKALRLSPAKLAEISIGKINTALVKDVVQIEEATYYLNDLWVEIVQSIVVLYLLYSMVGISGSAGLGTVFIVIIAQLYIALVVFKKRKAANNKSDERLQLTQEIITAIRVIKMYAWEKFFAKKIIGARKQEIRKIRTLTVLKFLAMFLGNLCYKLSYLFIIIVYLWTGHNLSAEMVYFTATCYQRLRRAIAFIIPICCGSIAEFIACLKRIETILVAEEIDPNEQNTPESVIMPKVDFVSVDVGVNKTPILKDVSMKLKPGLNVLIGPVGCGKSTLIKAILKEYILLSGKMNIEGTLSYAPQNPWVFPSSIKQNIVFGQAFDEVKYKRVLEACALKFDLDGLAEGDETILSDCSVNLSKGQQARVNIARALYKDSDIYLFDDSLSSLDSHVKQYIFENSIQEYLKDKLVILATHDTKFVSKADNVVIMLDGTVTYSGKPMDIPQKLTQSLESLDKDLCESDEENDDESKETEEDKPCNEKTELIAKMCSSTKANVYHESLATGGIGWENYKKYFMFGGGFVIFFIVFGVYVVVEFCSGYSDKLMTHWVLLEEKIALNQKRSMMTSNTNTTSNFASTTTDYILENISSISYDYESTSSYFTTETSSEDLSTSFTMSTIFTNDTSSNITSPIEYLLYERIFYQNWYCFLVIAACVLSFVANVLFFIFSLKVSKNLHKSMITNVLGSHISFFDVNMSGNIMNRFSKDLFNIDEWIPYIINEAMKMLTMMTSTGLLIASINLPFTIMTIALVVIFFLASRYCIKPARTLRRLDMATRSPLLGHLNASLEGLTTIRAYGTQSVLATEFDKHLDHYIAAHHSFEILMRCLSFSLHMLSAVYVTTIILKFLGQEGASSSNVGLAITQSFVLSNFLDWGVRQWVMLESIMTNFQRSVEYTDVKQELQTGQCLSNWPSRGCIKYQNVSLTYRENNETVLKNLNFTIEPNEKIGIVGRTGAGKSSIIVTLFRLYDCDGDIVIDDVSIKTLSLDYLRNNISIIPQDPIIFSGSVRSNVDPLRKFSDNDIWQALSAVNLKAFITDLDEDIHDTGLTYSVGQRQLLCLARAIVRKTKIIILDEATANMDEETDLFIHNKIEQLFENCTTITVAHRLNSVMRCDRVIVMDRGEIIEFESPNALLENKDSIFYKMVHHHDDQ, encoded by the exons ATGGATAGGGGCTATGTGGTAGATCGAAAAGAGCACCCGAAAGATACTGCGGGTATTTGGTCATTGTTGACTTTTTC GTACATACATCCTATCATACGCAGAGGAAATAAGAGGGATCTAACTGAAGATGACATTCCCAAAGTTtggtcaaaatttaaatcgaCCGAACTGGGCGACAGAATGGAGCAGGCCTGGGAAAACCAAAAGGTGAAAAAGGGTCAGAAGAAATCGGTTTTTCGATTGTTAGTCGATTGTTTTTGGAGGCAATACCTGTTGCTTGGGATATTCCAGTTGGTTGTGAAAGTTACATATGC TATCCTCACCCCTCGGGCTGTGGCCACTTTAGTGAACTACTTCAAGGAGGGCCAAACTGAGATATCGAAAAACGAAGCATGGTTCAATGGCGCAATAGTAATTTTCACGAATGCTGGCTATCTTTTCTACGAGCATCATTACGTCCTGTTAAAAACCGAATTCGGAATGCAAATAATTATCTCTTTATCCTCGCTGGTCTATAGGAAAGCTCTCAGACTGAGTCCGGCAAAGTTGGCCGAGATCTCCATTGGCAAGATCAACACCGCCTTGGTGAAGGACGTGGTGCAGATTGAAGAAGCAACTTATTATTTGAACGATCTTTGGGTGGAGATAGTACAGTCGATTGTGGTCCTGTATCTGCTCTATTCAATGGTTGGCATTTCTGGGAGTGCTGGCTTAGGGACCGTTTTCATCGTGATAATCGCACAAT TGTACATAGCGCTCGTggttttcaaaaaaagaaaagctGCGAACAACAAATCGGACGAAAGGCTTCAACTTACTCAAGAAATAATCACAGCTATAAGGGTGATAAAGATGTATGCTTGGGAAAAATTCTTCgccaaaaaaattattggtgCACGAAA GCAAGAAATACGTAAGATAAGAACACTAACTGTGCTGAAGTTCCTAGCTATGTTCTTGGGCAACTTGTGCTACAAGCTatcctatcttttcatcatcATTGTTTACCTTTGGACTGGTCATAATTTGTCTGCAGAGATGGTCTACTTCACAGCAACGTGCTACCAGAGGTTAAGGAGGGCCATAGCTTTCATCATACCCATATGTTGTGGATCAATCGCCGAATTCATAGCTTGCTTGAAGCGAATCGAAACTATTCTTGTCGCTGAAGAGATAGATCCCAACGAGCAGAACACCCCAGAGTCTGTCATTATGCCCAAAGTGGATTTCGTTTCGGTGGATGTAGGTGTTAATAAAACTCCAATTTTGAAAGATGTCAGCATGAAACTCAAACCGGGTTTGAATGTTCTTATTGGTCCAGTTGGTTGTGGTAAGAGCACCCTCATCAAAGCGATCTTGAAAGAGTACATACTTCTATCTGGAAAAATGAATATTGAAGGAACACTCTCATACGCGCCACAAAACCCTTGGGTGTTTCCATCATCCATAAAACAGAATATTGTGTTCGGTCAAGCATTCGACGAGGTAAAATATAAGAGAGTACTTGAAGCCTGTGCGTTGAAGTTTGATCTGGATGGTTTAGCTGAAGGAGACGAGACCATTCTAAGTGATTGTAGTGTGAATCTGAGCAAAGGTCAACAAGCTAGAGTGAACATAGCGAGAGCTCTTTACAAAGACAGCGACATATATCTGTTCGACGACTCATTGTCCTCTCTCGATAGTCACGTAAAGCAATACATCTTCGAAAACAGCATCCAAGAATATTTGAAAGATAAACTGGTCATTCTCGCTACCCACGACACTAAATTCGTATCTAAGGCAGACAACGTCGTCATAATGTTGGATGGGACTGTAACCTACTCCGGTAAACCTATGGATATCCCTCAGAAGCTCACCCAAAGTCTCGAGAGCCTTGATAAAGATCTATGCGAATCTGACGAGGAGAATGACGATGAGAGCAAGGAAACTGAAGAAGACAAACCGTGCAATGAAAAGACGGAGTTGATAGCGAAAATGTGCTCTTCGACCAAGGCAAATGTTTACCACGAAAGCTTAGCAACAGGGGGGATAGGTTGGGAGaattacaaaaaatatttcatgtttggAGGTGGTTTTGTTATATTCTTCATCGTGTTCGGGGTTTATGTGGTCGTGGAGTTTTGTTCGGGTTACTCCGATAAATTGATGACTCATTG GGTTCTACTGGAAGAGAAAATTGCTCTAAATCAAAAAAGATCAATGATGACTTCGAATACGAACACTACCAGCAATTTTGCCTCAACCACTACAGattatattctagaaaatatttcatcaatCTCCTACGACTACGAAAGCACGAGTAGTTATTTTACAACTGAGACATCCTCTGAAGACCTTTCCACATCTTTCACAATGTCAACAATTTTCACAAACGATACATCAAGTAATATTACTTCACCAATAGAATATCTCTTATATGAGCGAATATTTTACCAAAATTGGTATTGTTTTCTGGTAATAGCTGCCTGTGTACTTTCTTTTGTTGCGAACGTTTTATTCTTCATATTCAGCTTGAAGGTTTCGAAAAATTTGCATAAATCTATGATAACCAACGTTCTCGGTTCACATATATCTTTCTTCGATGTGAACATGAGTGGAAATATTATGAATAGATTTTCCAAGGATTTGTTCAACATAGACGAGTGGATACCATATATCATCAACGAAGCCATGAAG ATGTTAACTATGATGACATCTACAGGATTATTGATTGCTTCAATCAACCTGCCGTTCACAATAATGACAATCGCTTTGGTTGTGATATTCTTCTTGGCTTCTCGCTATTGCATAAAACCTGCACGAACACTGAGACGTTTAGATATGGCTA CAAGGAGTCCTTTGCTTGGTCATCTTAACGCTTCCCTGGAAGGATTAACAACAATAAGGGCATACGGTACACAGTCTGTCCTTGCAACTGAGTTTGATAAACATCTCGATCATTACATTGCCGCCCATCATTCGTTCGAAATTCTGATGAGATGCCTGTCTTTTTCACTACACATGCTGTCTGCTGTCTATGTCACTACCATCATTTTGAAGTTTTTAGGACAAGAAG GTGCATCCTCCTCGAATGTTGGATTGGCCATAACCCAGTCCTTCGTCCTGAGCAATTTCCTCGACTGGGGAGTACGCCAATGGGTTATGCTGGAGAGCATCATGACCAACTTCCAACGCTCGGTGGAATACACGGACGTCAAGCAAGAATTGCAGACCGGCCAATGCTTGTCCAACTGGCCATCCCGTGGATGCATCAAGTACCAGAACGTCAGCCTGACCTACAGAGAGAATAACGAGACAGTCCTGAAAAACCTGAATTTCACGATAGAACCGAATGAGAAAATCGGAATTGTTGGTAGAACTGGGGCCGGGAAATCTTCCATAATCGTAACACTATTCAGGCTATACGACTGCGACGGCGACATCGTTATAGACGACGTCAGTATCAAAACGTTATCACTGGATTATCTCCGAAATAACATCAGCATAATACCTCAAGATCCGATCATATTCAGTGGATCGGTGCGTTCCAATGTTGATCCTCTGAGAAAATTCTCGGATAACGATATCTGGCAAGCGTTGAGTGCTGTCAATCTCAAAGCCTTTATAACTGATCTCGATGAAGATATACACGATACCGGCCTCACCTACAGCGTTGGCCAGAGGCAGCTCCTGTGTCTAGCTCGCGCCATAGTCAGGAAAACTAAGATCATAATTCTGGACGAAGCCACAGCGAATATGGACGAGGAAACAGATCTCTTCATCCACAACAAAATCGAGCAGTTGTTCGAGAATTGTACAACCATCACTGTCGCCCACAGGTTGAATTCAGTGATGAGATGCGATAGGGTCATAGTGATGGACCGAGGAGAGATAATAGAGTTCGAGAGTCCGAATGCTCTTCTAGAGAATAAAGATAGTATTTTCTACAAGATGGTGCATCATCATGATGATCAGTAA